A single window of Thalassoroseus pseudoceratinae DNA harbors:
- a CDS encoding TlpA family protein disulfide reductase codes for MIDRRSIFVLVMHLLFATTAMAADVSLSITDWKGVQRRIAKHHGKIVVVNIWTTTCGKCLEDLPKYGAIAKKHDGIVWMTVACDYDGIPGKPPAYYREGVLKVLRKHGRMTDNVLLSDPFLDFLDQIDLSSTPAVLVYGRDGTLARRFDNDDARTQEAEFTTESVATFVQRLQKEDQTQPSAR; via the coding sequence ATGATTGACCGCCGCTCCATCTTCGTCTTGGTGATGCATCTGTTATTTGCAACGACGGCGATGGCAGCGGACGTGTCACTTTCGATCACCGATTGGAAAGGTGTCCAGCGACGAATTGCGAAACATCATGGCAAGATTGTCGTCGTCAACATCTGGACCACCACCTGCGGCAAGTGTTTGGAAGACCTACCGAAATACGGGGCGATCGCGAAGAAACACGACGGCATTGTTTGGATGACCGTTGCGTGCGATTACGATGGCATTCCCGGTAAGCCGCCGGCGTATTACCGCGAAGGCGTTCTCAAGGTCTTGCGGAAACATGGGCGGATGACCGACAATGTTCTGCTGAGTGATCCATTCTTGGATTTTTTGGACCAAATCGATCTTTCTTCCACACCGGCGGTCCTGGTTTACGGTCGGGATGGAACACTGGCTCGGCGGTTTGACAATGACGATGCACGAACGCAAGAAGCCGAGTTTACCACCGAAAGTGTCGCGACGTTCGTCCAGCGACTCCAAAAAGAAGATCAAACTCAGCCATCCGCTCGATAA